One genomic region from Colletes latitarsis isolate SP2378_abdomen chromosome 10, iyColLati1, whole genome shotgun sequence encodes:
- the LOC143346544 gene encoding chymotrypsin inhibitor-like yields MLRKAFILLVVFTIVSTQQCGPNEEFNSCGLACPPTCGLPDTRMCTRQCVIGCQCKSGYKKKGNDCVLPEDC; encoded by the exons ATGCTACGCAAAGCTTTCATTCTATTAGTCGTGTTTACGATAGTGTCCACCCAGC AATGCGGACCAAACGAAGAATTTAATTCCTGCGGATTGGCGTGTCCACCCACTTGCGGACTTCCTGACACACGCATGTGTACTAGG CAATGTGTCATTGGATGTCAGTGTAAATCAGGCTACAAGAAAAAAGGCAATGATTGCGTCCTGCCTGAGGACTGTTGA